A window of Chloracidobacterium sp. N contains these coding sequences:
- a CDS encoding MFS transporter codes for MSTAALPLSSRQATTYAYFVLAMLTLLNLLNYIDRYIFSALVPYIKADTGYTDAQLGLIGSAFTWVYTLCSPLFGYLGDRYHRGRLIAVGIFVWSLATAGAGLARSLWQLLVARAAVGVGEANYATIAPSLLADYFPKARRGLAMSIFQATIPIGAAAGFVLGGYLGAPDTFGWRYALLIVGVPGLLAAFTMVFIREPQRGIMDEPPVQPGPPLPDAPSQPATVGWLEGYRRLLVNRGYLLTCLGYAAVTFALGALVFWAPEWMKADKGLSEKEANLVLGICAVVGGTLGSLIGGLLGDALNRRLRGVRGYFLVCAVSAGLASVPMFIALVATTPLVYQVCTFITLLLVYLGNGPANTLVVSLVAPNLRTTATGFLVVAIHVFGDGISLALVGWISTHLRELAQAGQSPPAFVVTLATLCGLSPAAQTLSVALLLMPVALVVAGLLYGLGTITPEATRDNPASPA; via the coding sequence ATGAGCACTGCCGCCCTGCCGCTGTCGTCAAGGCAAGCGACGACGTACGCCTATTTCGTGCTGGCGATGCTGACGCTGCTCAACCTGCTCAACTACATTGACCGGTACATCTTTTCGGCGCTGGTGCCGTACATCAAGGCGGACACCGGCTACACCGATGCGCAACTGGGACTGATCGGCAGTGCCTTCACCTGGGTCTATACGCTCTGCTCGCCGCTGTTCGGCTATCTGGGCGACCGGTATCACCGGGGGCGTCTGATTGCCGTGGGCATTTTTGTGTGGAGCCTGGCCACGGCCGGGGCCGGGCTCGCCCGCAGCCTGTGGCAGTTGCTGGTGGCGCGGGCGGCCGTGGGGGTGGGGGAGGCCAACTACGCCACCATTGCCCCCAGCTTGCTGGCCGATTACTTCCCCAAAGCCCGGCGCGGACTGGCGATGAGCATCTTTCAGGCGACAATTCCGATTGGTGCGGCGGCCGGCTTCGTTCTGGGCGGCTATCTCGGTGCACCGGACACGTTTGGCTGGCGCTATGCCCTTCTGATCGTGGGGGTGCCGGGGCTGCTGGCGGCGTTCACGATGGTTTTTATCCGCGAACCCCAGCGCGGCATCATGGATGAGCCGCCGGTGCAGCCGGGCCCGCCGTTACCTGATGCGCCATCCCAGCCGGCGACGGTCGGGTGGCTGGAAGGCTACCGGCGGCTGCTGGTGAACCGTGGCTACCTGCTGACCTGTCTGGGATATGCCGCCGTGACATTTGCGCTTGGGGCGCTGGTGTTCTGGGCCCCGGAGTGGATGAAAGCCGACAAGGGGCTGAGTGAAAAAGAAGCCAACCTGGTGCTGGGGATTTGCGCGGTCGTGGGGGGGACGCTGGGGAGTCTCATCGGCGGCCTGCTCGGCGATGCCCTCAACCGGCGGTTGCGCGGTGTACGCGGCTACTTTCTCGTCTGCGCCGTCAGTGCTGGCTTGGCGAGTGTGCCGATGTTCATAGCACTGGTGGCTACAACGCCGCTTGTCTATCAGGTCTGTACATTTATCACGCTGCTTCTGGTGTATCTGGGAAATGGCCCGGCCAACACGCTGGTCGTCAGTCTCGTCGCGCCCAACCTGCGCACGACGGCAACCGGCTTTCTGGTGGTGGCCATTCACGTTTTTGGAGATGGCATTTCACTGGCACTGGTGGGGTGGATTTCGACCCATCTGCGGGAACTGGCACAGGCGGGGCAGTCACCGCCGGCTTTTGTCGTCACCCTGGCCACACTCTGCGGGTTGTCACCGGCGGCCCAGACCCTTTCGGTCGCCCTGCTGCTGATGCCGGTGGCGCTGGTGGTTGCCGGCCTGCTGTACGGGCTGGGCACCATCACCCCGGAAGCCACCAGGGACAACCCCGCCTCGCCGGCCTAG
- a CDS encoding septum formation initiator family protein, translating to MSQARVSFINEYQLRREQVLSLPKPRVLTLGIPLYALVAMVVIGLTGVCITVTLRTHSELQNATSAHNRLQAQIARQTAENQRLQQELRQLDTDPRTIERSAREMGLVRQNETILVVDESRPTPTMGHGADR from the coding sequence TTGAGTCAGGCAAGAGTTTCATTCATCAATGAGTACCAACTGCGCCGTGAGCAGGTTCTGTCCCTTCCCAAACCGCGCGTCCTGACGCTGGGGATTCCCCTCTATGCCCTCGTCGCCATGGTCGTCATCGGACTGACCGGGGTGTGCATCACGGTCACGCTCCGTACGCACAGTGAACTCCAGAACGCCACATCCGCTCACAACCGCCTGCAGGCGCAGATTGCCCGGCAGACCGCTGAAAACCAGCGCCTTCAGCAGGAACTGCGCCAACTCGACACGGACCCACGGACTATCGAGCGTTCAGCACGGGAAATGGGACTCGTCCGACAGAATGAGACCATTCTGGTCGTGGACGAATCCCGTCCTACCCCCACCATGGGTCACGGAGCCGACCGGTAA
- a CDS encoding phosphoglucomutase/phosphomannomutase family protein yields MIAFGTSGWRAILADDFTFANVRLVTHAIADELQNTSTGGLVLVGYDPRFMAEKFVAACAEELSRRGFDVQITDRDTPTPTLSVAIRATGARGGINFTASHNPPEYGGMKFSTANGAPALPEVTRRIETLIQRRVDDSTLAIPMMPPGRIETVDLREMYLAVLAGKVNGDALHHRPLRVAYDALWGTGRGYLDVFLRSYGWEVTTLHDWRDPYFGGRSPEPSEPNLAELREVVRRDGLDLGLATDGDADRFGIIDRDGSFIPANAILALLTDYLYRSRGWKQGVGRSVATSHWLDRVANQHGIPVYETPVGFKFLGELILEEKIFLAGEESAGLSIHGHIPEKDGILACLLVAEMVAQRGQSIRELLAELSRSVGTLVNRRIGVRLTPEKQQQLRQTLEATPPESFGGKQVTRIDRTDGVKFFLEDEAWVLIRLSGTEPLARCYAEAQTEADVEVLLESGKSFIHQ; encoded by the coding sequence ATGATTGCATTCGGCACATCAGGTTGGCGCGCCATTCTGGCCGATGACTTTACCTTTGCCAATGTCCGGCTTGTCACCCACGCCATTGCCGACGAACTGCAAAACACCAGCACCGGCGGGCTGGTCCTGGTGGGTTACGATCCGCGCTTCATGGCTGAAAAATTCGTTGCGGCCTGTGCGGAGGAACTCTCGCGCCGCGGCTTTGATGTGCAGATAACGGACCGCGATACCCCAACGCCTACGCTTTCGGTGGCCATTCGCGCCACGGGCGCGCGTGGTGGCATCAACTTCACGGCCAGCCACAATCCGCCGGAGTATGGCGGCATGAAGTTTTCGACGGCCAATGGCGCACCGGCGCTGCCGGAAGTTACCAGACGTATCGAGACGCTCATCCAGCGCCGGGTGGATGACAGCACCCTGGCCATCCCCATGATGCCGCCCGGCCGTATCGAAACCGTGGACCTGCGCGAGATGTACCTGGCCGTGCTGGCCGGGAAGGTCAACGGCGATGCCCTGCACCACCGCCCGCTGCGTGTGGCCTACGATGCCCTCTGGGGCACCGGACGCGGCTACCTCGATGTGTTTCTCAGGTCTTACGGCTGGGAGGTGACGACCCTCCACGACTGGCGCGATCCGTACTTTGGGGGACGCAGCCCCGAACCTTCAGAACCGAACCTGGCTGAACTTCGGGAAGTCGTCCGGCGCGATGGCCTTGATCTGGGACTTGCCACGGATGGCGATGCCGACCGCTTCGGGATCATAGACCGGGACGGCAGTTTTATCCCGGCGAATGCCATTCTGGCACTGCTCACCGACTATTTGTACCGGTCACGTGGCTGGAAGCAAGGCGTCGGGCGCAGCGTGGCCACCTCGCACTGGCTTGACCGGGTGGCGAACCAGCACGGCATTCCGGTGTACGAAACCCCGGTCGGTTTCAAGTTTCTCGGCGAGCTGATTCTGGAGGAAAAGATATTTCTCGCCGGAGAGGAAAGCGCCGGGCTGTCCATCCACGGTCACATCCCGGAAAAAGACGGTATTCTGGCGTGTCTGCTCGTGGCGGAAATGGTGGCGCAGCGGGGGCAGTCCATTCGGGAACTGCTGGCCGAGCTGTCCCGGAGCGTCGGAACCCTCGTCAACCGGCGCATCGGCGTGCGCCTCACCCCGGAAAAGCAGCAGCAACTCCGCCAGACCCTGGAAGCCACGCCACCGGAGTCCTTTGGCGGCAAGCAGGTGACGCGCATTGATCGCACCGACGGGGTGAAGTTTTTTCTGGAAGATGAAGCCTGGGTGTTGATTCGCCTGTCAGGGACGGAGCCGCTGGCCCGGTGCTATGCCGAGGCGCAAACGGAAGCTGACGTGGAGGTGTTGCTTGAGTCAGGCAAGAGTTTCATTCATCAATGA